Sequence from the Megalops cyprinoides isolate fMegCyp1 chromosome 9, fMegCyp1.pri, whole genome shotgun sequence genome:
TGGCACTTGCCTACACACCGCCCCTCTGGCTAACATTAGCCATGGTGTCATGGTAAGCGATGGTATAAGTCAGACAGCTCCTACCTCAATGCTATGCTAAAGGTCAGAGCATCAAGTATCAGCTTTTGAGCACGTAATAAAAGGGAAATTCAATGAAAttgtttcaaaacacaaaaaataacagggacatgctcacaaacactatttttttacagattttatgAGGTCTGATGTCTGAATTCATGTTATAGCAAAACCGTCCCAGCCGTTTTTACTTCTTGTTCCCATTTTCATTCAAGCCTTCATTGTAAGACCTTACATCTTTACAGCCTAGGCAAATATGGGTCCAGTGTCTTCACCACAATTCCATATTGCTGCCCAGAAAAAGAGCTGGAGAGTGATTTCCATGTAAGCCGATACACtgcaatgtaacataatgtaccACAATGGACATGTGACTCACAAACTGTGTAATGCAAAGTCAAGTAAAGCAATACACCCCTTCcttcatgccccccccccccccccccccacacccttcTCTCACCCATGACGGAGATCTTGTAGAGGGGTCGCAGCCTCTGCCCGCGCTGCTCCCCGGGCACGTAGTCTCCCAGGCCGATGGTGCAGAGGGAGATAAAACAGAAGTAGAAGGCATCCAGGAAGGACCAGGCGCCCTCGATGGTGCTGAAGATCAAAGCGGGCACCACGAAAAAGCACAGCACCAccgccagcagcagcaccacgAAGTGGACCGTGCTGGCCGTCCTTGGCTCCCAGCCCGCCCACCGCTGGCACAGGCCCACGGGCCTGTAGGTGAGCAGGTGCATCAGCCTCTGGACGCAGGCCGTCAGCACCAGCATGGTGAAGGGGACGCCCAGCAGGGCGTAGATGATGGAGAAGGCCTTGCCTGTGTCTGACAGGGGCGTGGTGTGACCGTAGCCTGAAGGTGGGGGACAGGAAGACCGAGCAAACGATTACACCTGCACCTATTATAacttacattactttacatcacattattgtcatttagctgacgctcttatccagagcgacttatagtttacaattttatcaatttatacagctggacatttactgaggcaattctgggttaagcaccttgcccaagggtacatcagcagtgctcCAGTAGAGTCCTGCTCTACGCTGCCGCCCCTTACTTACAACAACTTACAACAAATACCACCAATGAGGAAGGTACATGAACCTGAAATAGCATTTttccctcacagacacattaaGAGGACATTATGTCTTCAACACTTGGCCATGGCTTCTCTTTAATTAAAGAACTGGCTGACTGCAGTCATGAGGGAAAACataagggaagggggggggggggtctttgtgGGATGGGAACAGTCATGATATTTGTGCAAATGGCAGCAACTGGTCCCTTTCTGTGATCAAACTGatcactttaaaatatttcagtttgcaCTGCACGTTTGATTTTGCTAATTCACTGACTAGGTACTGAATTTGAAGGGTATAACACATCACGCCTAGGCCTACATTGTAGGCTGTGCTGCATTAATATGCATAAAGCATACATTGTAAACTTAGTTGTTTCCTTATTACAAGTTAAACAATATGCAGCATAACTTTTCTGCTTCTAAAATATAGTTTGCTTaaagtgacacattttttaAGATGGCAACCTTATATCTTTGGACTACACCCCTGTTTGGACTATGAACCAGAAGGACAGTAATGTTCAGTGTTCAGAAGCATTATTTCCCTGCATTTcagtaaaactgaaagaaactCGGGCTGCTGGTGAATTCAGAAACTTGGTAAGGCACCAGTTTCTACCACGTAAAAGGAAGTGAAAGGATGCCATTATGCAGCCACAGTGGTGCACTGAAGCAGTTGACCATTACAGTCTGAGGGAGGCCTCAGCACTGAACAAAGGCTACACTGTGCATCACTTCAAAGGCGCTGAGCAACCTTGTTatgattcagaaaaaaacagcacagaatatTAAAGCCAGTCTTTAGCCCTGTACTAAttgagaaaatgtaacattcacaTATCAGTTCTgcgttttcattttttagtgGACACAAATCCCAATCTTTAAAGTGGACACAATcctgatgacaaaaaaatgacattgtcGTCATCATAGACATGGTTTCAGTTGCCTatgttgttgtacccttgccTTGAGGCACTTCACCTGCACTCTTCAAACTAATAATAGAGCTGGTATTAGCACTTCCATGCAAGTTAACACAGAACTGTCAAGTCACTACAAACAATAACTTCATAactcagcaaaacaaaacatgacttAAAAGAAATTTTATTCAGTAAAACCAGCTAAAAGACCCTGACATAGCCATAAAATGTTACCAAGTGGCATAGATGGATTGAGGTCTGTGAAATGTCACCTAAAAAAGCAGATAAATTGTCTAATGCAATGAGGACAGAAAGTAGAAAACATGTCAAACACCACCAACAGACACTGCAACCGCATATCTGAATGAGGCATCTTTCATTTTGACCCGAGAGACATCTCTGCAATATGTAAATAATCTGaacttcctctgcctctctgccagGTCACATTTGCAGCAGTTAAGCTGATAAACAGGTGTTTGATGTAGATCTATGTTTACAATGAAGCCTGTCTTTCTGCATTTCCGGCTGAGGCCATTTTTGGTATATACAGCAGATAACTTCAGCCTTAGATCAAGGTGTTAATTTTTTACACACAGTCAGTAACATGAAGtgattgttttgttcattttatttcactgttgaTACAGACCAGCAGTGGAACATTTGCCCAAGGGATTCATAGTTTATGCAAGGGCCACAAAGGAACAGCTATCACAAAGCTATCACAAACCTTTTTGtgaaaacatcaaatgcaattacattccaatgcattacatcacacactctgcatgggaaaatggcaaaacagacaatgcaattaaaaaagaaagaaataaaagtttCAGGATACAAGAAAATTCATACATGGGCAGTTCTCTAAACATGCATTAAGTGCTCACAGCTATGGTCACGTTTCCATCACTCTATTAGCTTGCCCTCTTTTCAAATTTCCCCATAtggggaacagagagaaagcagtAAACCCCATGACAGCTGAACTGAAAGTGTACAGTGGGTGGAACTAAGCCAGGTCCACAGGCAAATCACACGCAATTATTACGGTGAAAAAAGTACCTGAGGACAGGCAAACAACCCACCCAATGATACGAGTGAGTCACACCAACACGCTTGCATTTTGGGTCCTCTAAGCACTACTTTTCATTctcataattatgaaaaaagtaacacctgTGAAAATGGTAAAGGCCTGCAATTTGAGAATGTTGGGGTCACCAAAGCTTGCACCCCAGCTCACTCTATATTGTTCTTGACCTATGACCTGTCCATGCATTCTTTGCACTTGTATGTTAGAATATTCAACATGACTTGCAAGATGTCTTattgtacaacagcagtcctAATGTGGCTAAAACAGTCATACAAAGGACAGGACTGTAGACCATTTCTGCATTGCTGAAAGGGAGAGGTAGCAGGCACCAGTTCTTGGCATGACTTTAATGTGTGCAAATTCATGACCTTTCCTGCCTGGTTGGTCCCCCTTACTCAAACCCAAATAACCAACCAGTGTTAATAAGTCATCTATCTAACCCTAGTGGTGAAGCTTATTGACAACAAGAGTCGTGTTTTTAAGGCTGTCATGTCCTCTCTGGTCTCAAGTCCAAAGCCACTCCCTCATGTGTGTTTAATGTCCTTCAATTCCTCAGGATTCTTCCATACAATTACCTTAGATGTAATATGCCTTGAGGGTAAATATATGTGACCCACAAACAGAGCACACATGGTTTTCATAATGTCAGTAAATAAGAAGCTGCTTGAGTCAGTGCCAGTGCTACGATTTCACAAGAGACATGGTTTAATACAAATTTGGTTACCCTATCCTCGTATAATCGAGTTTGGTGCTTCCCCCCTGCCGCCAGAACTAAATGTGCAAATTAAGCAATACAAAATCAATTTCCCTAGAAAACGGTTTTTTGTGGATGATTTATATGAATGGGTCTGCTACGTGGCTTATTTCCCTTACTGAACACTGCCAGACTCAACAAAGACAAGAATAATTGTCAGAAAGATGCAGAACTGTCAAAAGGTTTTGACGTAATAGTGTCACCACCATTCGCCATGCAATACCTGTTTCAACAAAGACCTTACTCAATGGTACGCCTTCACTGAGTTATTTACAAGTAAAAATACGCATTTTCCCAAACCCATAAGCATATATACTCCTTCACCATTCTATAAACGCTGAAAGCAGGCTACTTTTGGCGTGCAAATTCAATATTCCTGACTCATCTGACGTCCTCGCATGTCTACATAATGTCCGGCTCCACcggtaaaatgtaaaataataaaacaggaGATAGATCtgatttcttttgcttttccACTACAAGGGatattattttgacaaaaaaattcagcaGCATGATTAGTCGTATCCACACACTGAAGTctaaataaatttttattttattagtttgtttttaCATCCAATATTTCCACGATGAAGCGCGCTGTGCATTAACACTTCTATGCGAAACGACAAAACGGAAAGtagaacaaagaaaagcagactAACTTACCTACTGTCGTTACCAAAGTGTTGGCGAAGAACAAAGATGAAGCCAAGTCCCAGTTTGAGTTTCCGGAGGCATTATAAAGCATCGACACCCCATACTTGTTGGCACTTAAAACTTTTTCCAGAAAGTTTTCCAGTGATGTTAAATTGACGCAGCTCTGGTTAAGAAACTGCGCTTTAAGAGAGCTGAGTTCACTCCGTAGTCGCTCCTCTTCTGGTCTCTCAATGGTGGAGAAAACAAGCGCTCCAAGCAATAGGTACGTTATATAAAACAGGATGAAAACTGCAAGCAGAGCCCACGATTTGTAAAACGGAGACATTTCCCCCCTCTCCGCTCACCCTCTCCCTGCAAGacaaatgaatttttgttttgttttttttattatttcctcctctgtttctAACTGCCTAAGTCTTCCACACCAACTCCACCTTCTTGTTTCCTCCACCCACTGCTAGAAGCTATGCAGGAAATAGATCCGGGACTGTTTTGTGaataaattcagtttcagaaaaTCATTTTCTTGCGATAGGAAAACAGTTAACCCGAATATTTGGCTAGTTGTAAAAGCCGATCAGCCATTCCTAATGGGTGAACTTGTCAAGAGCTGTAAATTGAAAAATGCTCATGTCATTCCgtatttgataaatatttttacatgtttccaCGTCGGCGGggcaacaaaatgaatgtatcaAAATTCACCACCTCCCAGAGTAGCGTAAGCATTGCTTCGTGAAGTCTCAATACGACCCAATTTTCGGTTAAATGAAAGAGTTGGCCTATTTGGGAACTGTATTATTTTCAGCATTGACAAAATTGGCCATGCAACTTTTATGACAAATTTCAGATCAGATTCTGACATGCACGTTCAACCATTAGCCTCCTACAGCCATATCCTGATGCTGGCGTGTCATAAAATTGGCAATTCATAGTCATaaagatttcatttattttaatgttgtctcTAACTGTTGAAGGCGGTTAGAGTATTTCATGTGATTGGGCGTGCGAGAGTCTAGTCACATGCTTCTACGGGGCATACAACAGtagaaaatgtttatatttagtTCTGACTCGGAGCATTggtaatgttctttttttcaagcCGATCCTCTGCACAAAGGTCATATGAGGACAAAGCGCATTTCTCTGTGAGCAAAAATGTCCGTTATCTTGCAAAAACAGGACAATAGCCCTCTGACTCAGCAGTTCGGCATTAACCTTTTCGCTGCCACTGACCAATTTACTTTTTTGGTACTTTTTCAGCTCTCCTGAAGTTTGGTTGTGAGGCATGATATGAATACAGAATCCGAAACGATATAGGTTCTCTACAAAACCACCAGAACcaattacttttttgtatgGAAGATAACCACAGCACCACAGTTATAAATTGTTAGGACAATTATTTAGGAGAGGACAAGAAACAGGAAAAGTCCTGAGAGCCTAGGAGAAAGACTGGGGCCAGCGAAGCGAAGATCAAAACCGGGACAAATGTTAATTAGATTATTAGAATTAAAGATGGTAGCTAATTAGATGAGTAAGTTTTGCACGTGATGAAAACGTGCAGTTATTCATAGCCCTTTCGTATAAGATACAAATGAACACCCGAGGACTTGGCTCTGCAACTGTGCCAGTGCATATGGCCGTAGTCTGACGCAAATCTGAAAGGTTTTAAATGGACCTCCTAGATACCTGTATTTGAATTCAATTTGTTGTAAATCATGAGATTTCACACTTAATTCTTGGGAGGTTatcatattttactgtaaagtcagcctgtgattttttttttgtacctggTGAATATTGTatctaaaaatgaattttagatacaatagaatagaattttaaagtctgttttctgtgtcGGATTGATTCTGATATGTCTAACGTAACTCTTAAAAGTTTAAATGTAGTGCTGTGTTGTCACTTTTAATGCAATTGCCTATTTTGTAGTGAAGCGTACAACAAAGAAACGCATTTAAAAGGGAGGTGAATCCAATTTGATCTGAATACGTTAAGTATGACTCATACATGTTTCATTCCTAATGAGTTTACAGGTGATTgtgtaaaagacatttttagtagAATTCTGTTGCGTATTTGCATTACACTGGTGTACGCCCCACCGCCCCACTGTTCATTTCAGGCCTAATTGGTAGGTTACCTCCAATTACCTGTGTTTGCTGGTTCTCATATAGCAACTAAGTTTGGAACACCCCAGTTTGAGCATCTGCTCGCACACTAATAAACTAACACAGTTGTGTGTCAAATCAACATTATGAGATTTTATATATATGGCAAAGTGTGCTTTAAGATGCACAATTTCTCTGAGTGAGTGATAAATTAGGCAGGTGGACCAAACTGGAGACCAAAAATGagtatattacatttaaaaacttGTACGTTAAAGGAATTCTAAAACAAAGACACTGGTGAAGagccaattttttttatttgttgacaGACAATCACATCAACAGTTAAAGGGCGTATTTCTGCAactgaaacagttcaaaatGAACTGTTGTGTGCAAAGGTTCATCTTATAGATAAACGTGCAAAGTCAGCAGTTCAGGCTGACAGACAGGTTAATGCTCCTGCTGAGTTTCTCagaccccctgccccccccccccccccatccccaccccaccccatctgtgagaaaaaaaagaatcacaggACATCTTTGGGAACAATTTCTTTATTACATCAATCAATGAGTTCACAGCTTGATtttcaaatgtgacattttactTCATCGTtcagaaaatatacattttacactgctcatattttatacaaatgacctacattttgcatttcaatcTGCAGTTGGCATATCACTTCAGTTGCATTTTGGGAATTCAAACACGAAAAAGGAACCATCAAGTAAACTACGCTGAAGACTGATAAAGTATAAGATCTGCAGGGGGGTACCCAAGTACTGGCTTAGAGGGCTTCTATCAGTGGATTTTAATCAATGGGTTTTATCAGCTGGCTTTAAATCACAAATAAACTCAGAAGTACAAGGAGAGGTTAAATTGGCTCAATCAAATGAGTAACAAAGATTCAGTAGAGATTCTTTATGTTTGGGAAACTTTCCAGCTCATGGTACACTCAGCATCAATTAGTTCAAAGCTCTTCACCTCGAGAAAACAGCGGCACTATTGTGAGACTTACACAGGCTTCAATTGACCGCAAAAGAGCTGTGCTTTTGTCAGCATAATCTCTTTCTAAATTGCTCTGCATAAAGCTCTGAAGTAGGCTGGGGTCGGGTCACTCGCTGTCCTCTCTGCTTGAATGTGTCTGAATCAAATAGTGATAGAGACACATGTGGCCCTATATGACCAGGGCTGTAAATTCATGGTCTGTATTGATCTAATACAGACTTATTCTTCGGGTGAGATTTTCTagatgtaaaagtaaatgtggTCTTACAGagacataaatatttcaaataagtCTCCTTTTGATACAAGTTCTCATAGGAAAAGCCTCCACACAAGCACGTGATTGCAAAGGGACCCAATGTGCCAGATTGgccactcacacaaacatcatCAATGCTACTACAAAATGGTGTGTCAAAAATCAAGAAAGCTATGCAGCAACTCCTTGTTGTCAAGGGGCTTTATCAGACTAACCCTGTGCTCCTTCAAAGTTGTTCAGagttgggtgaaaaaaaaagtaactgcaAACGGAATCCTTTCAATGTTCTATTTAGCCGAATCACAAATCACATGATTGTgggaggcgtgtgtgtgtgtgtgtgtgtgtgtgtgtgtgtgtgtgtggatctgcGTATGGAAGAGGAAAAGATGTCCACCACAGCTCCTCAGTAACATACATCTCTGAAGCGTACAGGAGCAAGCGAAgatgctcacacatacacagcttcTCAGAGGGGTGAAAGCCACAAAGTAGTCCCATTTCTGCTGAGATACCTGACACAACTCAGACCACTTGCATGGCTTTTGAAGGATATAGTGTTCTACTGTCCTCAAAAAAGttccattttctttgaaaaagtaGGACAGCGGGGTTTCAAGGGCTGGAAAAGCAGGCAGAGTCCTGTCCTCCGCAGGGAGAGTCCCTCTAAAGCAGGTGTCTTGAGTCCTGAACCTCCCAAGACCCTGTGGTCCTCCTTTCCTGTAGAGTGGATCACGTCCCAGACgaagcggggggaggggggagggttcAGTAGCAGGGGCAGGCAGAATTCGTTGGAGAGTCGGGACAGGTGGCTAGGCTATGCCAGGACGTTTTTGTTCATGTCATAAGATAACCTCATCTTCCCATTATCCATTGGGGGAGTTTGTTGGCTGAATGAAGGGAGGCCCAGAGAGGGACTGTCATTGGCCAGTCTGAAGCCAATCACATGATCCTGGGGTGATGAGAGGGTGAACACTCAACAACAATGTTCGACACACGCGAGAACAGCTCCAGATTACAGTTACATCACTGCTTTCAGTAGTGATTTATTCCCCTAAACTCAAACCTATTACCTTGTGACTTAAACCAAACCAAaggaaacaataataatgtggCCTGCTTTTGGAACATCTTTATcattacatttagttgcttatcagacactgtcatccagagcaatttacataggttacaatttacatattatttatacatCTAAATATTGACTGGGGCAATCCTggattaagtactttgcccaaaggtacaaaaGCAGTAGTGTAATGATTACAGAAAAGTAATCATTATACTGTTGGAATATCCATTATACTTTAATTgtcacaaataatttttaacaGGTGGGCATTAGATTTACAATTTGTAAAGCAATCCCCTCATAATCCAGTGGTTGACATCTTGTCATTTGGACTGAGGTACCAATGCTGGCATTGAAAACCCTCATCAAGTAAAGTCATATAGCCACGTTGCATTGCACATTATACACTAAGGCGGGGCTATTTTGACAGTTTAAAGCGGGTGTGAATATCCTGCAGTACACATATCACACCAACAGAGGGCACACTATGGAGAGTTTAGATGGCAGACGGAGTCATAGACAACACTGAGGAGAGATTAGATTCTGATGTGGGTTCCAACAAGTTATCAAGTAAAGACAAAGGAAACGGTACACTCCTgttgtgtactgtacataaactAAAAGGCCCAActacacaatactacacatgGCTCTTTCAAAACTGCCAACCTCACCCACCACCCATCCTGCTGTGTAATCGAAGCTCTGCAAGTAATATACTGATAACATATTGTCATCATATCCCTATAATCCCGTTTTTTGGAAAGTTTGCCTTGTTACTACCTGGCAGATTCGTATTGACTATATCTAAAATATACTTTACAGTTGCCCTGGATATCAGTAAAGCACGAAATGAACAATTCTgacaatattaataacaataagaTGAAATAGGTATGgctaaatgaaacagaaatagcAGCCTTCAGACATGTGACATTTATCAACTCAAAAAGCACGATTACCTCCCCAAAACCGCACAATCACTTACCTTGTTGAATGTGTCCAAATGCAGACAGTGGAGGAGGAGTTTCTGGGAGTGGGACTCCGCCCACTTACACTTCAGACCAATCATTTTGTTCACGTCCTGGAGCCCGTCCAATAACCTCCTGTCCCAAACAAGCATTGCACAGTGATGTGAATGGGTGGATTTGCGGCTGCCTCATTAAACGCGATCGGCTATGCTTTCCTGCCAGCCTGGAGCTGTCAAATGAGCCCACGCTTGCGTTAAGTCAACAAGCATCTGatgcataaaacattcatttttatgccCCTTCTCTAAGCCCCTGAGCTCAGACAGTTGGGCTATTGTGAGGGCTCCGCCATCATTCCGTTCGAACTGCCAACTTGCAGGTCTCCATTTCAGCCCCTAGATGGCAGTGTAAGATAAACAATCCAAGAGCATTTCCGACCGGCTGTCTCTTCTACTGGTAATTGTGCAGTCTCTCTCAGATGGAATGTGTGCCCCCTAACCCGCCGTTACTGTATTGCAGGCAATGAGTCAGAAATGGAGACTGGAGAATGGTTCCGTCACTGCTATCGTCAAACTAACATGTCATCTGCAGAAAGCCCACTGGCTGATTACACTATTTCACCACTGATGTTCAAGAAAAGAACTGGCAGCAGATTCTCACAGATTTTCACGATCAGAAATATTTTGTCACTGGAATTTTAAGTGTTAACTTTTCGAGATGTTAATGTGAAGGAAGTGCATTTGAGGAATCGGgtcatatgtaaatgtgaagaGCTGCCCCTTGCTCCTCTTACCCATTAtttccagcagcagtgccatcACCTGAGAGGCCCTGCAGGTGCTGTCTCAGAGTTGGGACTTGACTTGGGACGGGACAGGACGGGGCCGCGACAGGGAAGGCCTTCTGGAACACGCTGGGCTGGAAGCACACAAGAaaggaggacagacagacactgtgtAAATTATGAATATGCAGAAATTTCCTTTCAAaccagacacatacacactatgGAAACATGTTGAAAAGACACTTCTTTTTGAGCCTTTTCTAGTACGGATGCTAAAAAAAGACAGCCAGAGTAACGGTACACTTGTATCATTTCCATACGCTGTGGCACTACCTGTACAGGTCCAATAAAACTGGCGTGTAGCGGTGTTCCTAACAAAAGCGGTTCAGAGTGCTCTACTTGTGCATGTCATGAGAGACCTGGCATATTTTACTTTTAGGTAATCAGCTTTTTTCTGTCCATATTGTTCTATGTAACCTCTATTTCAATCTAATGTCATCAACTTTCCCACACTGTGATTCCATTTCTTTTGCTCCCAAAGTTTTTCTCCCTattgcaacacattttttgctcatttcacactttcacacagcaaaaccaaacatatacacactccTCGCTGTTTACTTCCTGGACTTCCTTTAAGGAAAAAAGACGTGAGGATACTCTGGAATGTTCCCCAGTGCTGCCCTGAACATCATGCCAATTCAGACGGTCCACAGCATCGGCTGTGTGCACAATCAAAAAAGCAGAGCAAGAAGGTGCAATAAGCTCTGGAGCGCCCCCACAGGGATGTAAGTTGAAGTACCCTTCTCATCCCTGAAGCCAACAATTTGTCCAAGCAAGCAAGCACCATGAACTATATACACCTGGACAAAACTTTTATAAAATTGTTCAGAAGTTTGAAATGAAGCAGACAACTTGTTGAGACAACAAATTTGAGTGATACATTTCTTTCTTATATGTTTTGATAAAATGGCGACCATCAACTCATTTAATGACCAGATGAGGCCATTGTTTCTGAGCCCTTGAAAGCAGCCTACCACATCTAGAGCCATGGGCAGTGTCTCCTTCAACTCCTCCACAGCTTTCTGGGGCCACCACTGTCCACCTGGTTGTGTTTGCTGCCTCCCTTCCTGTCCTGGGTGGAGTGCAACATCACCATCTTCTGTGAAGGCAGTCCAGACGCTCCCCGATTGGTAGAAAGGGCTCTCTGGCCTAATGGACGTCCAAACAGCAGGTTCACTCTCGCTGAATGAGTCTGCAAGTGCTGTTGAAGACAGGAGGCAGACGTCAaacatttccagaaaaaaatactggaagcattttatttaaaaattaccATTACTTTCACTGAACACGCATACCTAtacaatgtacacacaaactGATGTTTTTATCTAAGGACACTGTAGACTAATAAAAAGGAATTAAGAGATCTGAAATCTGAGGTATTTTAATCTGAAACCTCAGTGCTGGTGCTGTCATACTTGTCATGAACAGGGTGTTGTGTGTACCCAGCATAGGTTTCACCTTCACCCCATGAGGGCATGGTGTTGTGAGAAATATCCAACCTTTTGTGAAAATTACAGGGAATGGATATTATGCTCTTAGACTGTAATTGTAGGTATTCAGGAAAATGAAACTGCTTTTTACATAGTTagcataaacaaaaaatgaaattcatattgTAGTATGAATCTATCCCACTTCCAGGCAGTGACTGTGGTGAGAAAAGAATAATTTGACAGTGCAGAGCTTTACATTTGCTCTGCCCATGCTGTTTGTGGTATGCAGCTATTTTCATTGTAAGCCTGGCCCCACTAGCCTCCCTGTGCTTCTCcattcactgtctgtgtgcaatACTCCTAGAGTGTAAGCAGTCAGCTGCTgccacattattcatttatcagacatcCTTATTTGTGGCGGCCTACATTTGTCAGCCCGTCAGTTGGCTGAACCGCTATTATTTAGGTTATACACTCTGAGCATACTTTGACTGTGTTCCAGGATTTGAACCACCAATCTTGACCAAGAGTCCAGTTTCCTAACTGGGTACCAGCGGCATACCACACGTATGTGCACAATATTACAGCTTTTGAGGTTACATAGCTCTCTGAAGGACAGTTAGTTGCTAAATTGCCTGGTAGTTTACCTTCAGAGTCAAAGGCTCTTACAGTTGTGGCATAATACAAAGTCCTCTCTGGCATACACTTTCCCCCCCACTGTGGAGTTCTCTTAGCTGTGTGATTAGAACTGAAGGGTTGAGGATTAAGGTTTCAGacctgaatgaaaatgtaacattaggGTTTTTTGTGCAGAGTATTACGCAGGGATTCTCATTTTATTCTGACGCACATGAAAAAAGGGGGATGATGGGATACGCTCAAGTCTGGGAGGACTGTGAGCGACCCTCTCCAACTCACTCCCCTGCAGGGCTGTATTAGTGCTCCTGTTCCTACACCCGAGCCTAGCACTAACACAGGCTTACAGCCCGAGCTGACGGCACAAAAGTAATGAGTCCGGCAGCTATTTCAATAATTAATACTGCCACATGGGTGTGGGCGAGGAGAGAGCCAATAAGAAACGCATTAACATCAGACCAGACAGTGTAAATGAGGCTGATTAATAAGAGGGGCAGTGGGACTGCAGAGTCTGTGCACCTGCATGAAAACACTACATACGATCGCATGTATCACTTGAAATGTAGGAAACATATTAATACAATTTGCATTACTGATCTTTGTTAATGTGGAAATTTGCAGACAGGAAATGTAATTGTTTACGTTGAACCACTGCTTTTCAGTATATCTTGCCATGACATGCAGCCCTACTCTAACAGTA
This genomic interval carries:
- the kcnk6 gene encoding potassium channel subfamily K member 6: MSPFYKSWALLAVFILFYITYLLLGALVFSTIERPEEERLRSELSSLKAQFLNQSCVNLTSLENFLEKVLSANKYGVSMLYNASGNSNWDLASSLFFANTLVTTVGYGHTTPLSDTGKAFSIIYALLGVPFTMLVLTACVQRLMHLLTYRPVGLCQRWAGWEPRTASTVHFVVLLLAVVLCFFVVPALIFSTIEGAWSFLDAFYFCFISLCTIGLGDYVPGEQRGQRLRPLYKISVMVYLFVGLMAMFLVLRTFHKLADLQGLTAFFQLPQCEEEEEDKEPIVETGPDDQPDTDKAASKPLEPGSQVSYNSINR